A region of Bacteroidales bacterium DNA encodes the following proteins:
- a CDS encoding autotransporter-associated beta strand repeat-containing protein, producing the protein MRKRLLFLILIQIAITLPNLLFSQETIYHRDAATTGNWLDPSNPWYRVCDGWWVDRPDKNVCNQWDPIGRNYVFIGHNNNPMMMVNGAWFQLKTLTLQAGASVPRIFNEAGGGISLDQGIYNDSPALHTFNVPIGVDGPVVEFQALGGGLVFNSTIFINTNIASFLCLQDITVNGVMDGTGGVLKLGPGTLILNGNNDYNGLTISEGTLQIGDGVNFPSFFYSNIINNSNLVFNTPSSYSDEFAYDIEGTGTLIKTGGGSLWLSGTNTYTGNTTVQEGELWLYSDLASGTITVNSGAKLVIKGTEVEVNNLVINSGGELVIAYEQSLTINGNLTNNGNVSIQNQSSSGSSGSLIVTGTITGSGALDYYLTIESAPEWGTWNSGWHFLSSPVASQAISAFETSGENNDYDFYGYHEPTRQWVNYKEDPEDDPKFSVWNGPNFVVGRGYLVSYQQTQYNLIFSGSINNADVPISNLSYTSTQGKGWHLLGNPFPSAIYWNDGNWALSSEVAGNAKIWNSALMSYTDISADGVIPAAQGFYVQVDDATNSLTIPKASRTHSTGWYKSGAEDEIRLVAKPADGSSAQHSIIRINPEATNDFDFYWDSRFLAGGAPKFFSQVNGEEVSTNTLKEIPAGYEIPFEFESNGHTDYTIELAANDFNAVLVLIDLKTGIAHDLSINPVYTFTASEGEAPIRFLLKFSAVGVNETSPGKEVNAWIYYNTLYVNNEAGPAFVEVFDLMGRRVYGTQLTGSGLQSLTLNQPAGIYIVRINTGNASQTIKANIQ; encoded by the coding sequence ATGAGAAAAAGATTACTATTCTTAATTTTGATTCAAATTGCTATAACTCTTCCCAATCTTTTGTTTTCTCAGGAAACGATCTATCACCGGGATGCAGCAACTACAGGGAATTGGCTTGATCCATCCAACCCTTGGTACAGGGTATGCGATGGCTGGTGGGTTGACAGGCCAGACAAAAATGTTTGTAATCAGTGGGATCCAATTGGACGAAATTACGTTTTCATCGGTCATAATAACAACCCGATGATGATGGTAAACGGGGCATGGTTTCAACTGAAAACCCTTACCCTTCAGGCGGGTGCTAGTGTTCCCAGGATTTTTAATGAGGCTGGAGGAGGAATAAGTCTCGATCAGGGTATTTATAACGATTCACCGGCATTGCATACGTTCAATGTTCCTATCGGTGTGGATGGACCAGTGGTTGAATTTCAGGCGCTTGGTGGAGGCCTGGTTTTTAATTCCACGATTTTCATCAACACGAATATTGCATCTTTTCTTTGTCTTCAGGATATCACAGTAAATGGGGTGATGGATGGAACAGGTGGTGTATTGAAACTCGGTCCCGGAACGCTAATCCTAAATGGTAATAATGACTACAATGGATTAACCATCTCTGAAGGAACACTTCAAATAGGAGATGGTGTGAACTTTCCCTCTTTTTTTTACTCAAATATCATAAACAACAGCAACTTGGTATTCAATACCCCCTCAAGTTATAGTGATGAATTTGCCTACGATATTGAAGGCACCGGTACCCTTATAAAAACAGGAGGTGGCAGCCTGTGGTTGTCAGGTACTAACACCTACACCGGAAACACCACCGTGCAGGAGGGAGAGCTTTGGCTTTACAGTGATCTGGCATCCGGAACTATTACGGTAAATTCTGGCGCCAAACTGGTGATCAAGGGAACTGAAGTTGAAGTAAATAACCTGGTCATTAACAGCGGCGGGGAACTTGTGATTGCTTACGAACAAAGCCTGACAATAAATGGTAACCTGACCAATAACGGAAATGTTTCTATTCAGAATCAGTCCTCGAGCGGTTCATCAGGTTCACTCATAGTAACAGGGACAATCACAGGTTCCGGCGCCCTTGATTATTATCTTACTATTGAATCTGCGCCTGAGTGGGGTACATGGAATTCAGGCTGGCATTTTCTCAGTTCGCCGGTTGCAAGCCAGGCCATTTCAGCTTTTGAAACATCAGGAGAAAACAACGATTATGACTTTTACGGCTACCATGAACCCACCCGGCAGTGGGTGAATTACAAGGAAGACCCTGAGGATGATCCCAAATTCAGCGTTTGGAACGGACCTAATTTTGTTGTTGGACGGGGATACCTTGTTTCCTATCAGCAAACGCAGTACAATCTGATATTTTCTGGAAGTATAAACAATGCAGATGTACCCATTTCCAATTTATCCTATACTTCGACACAAGGAAAAGGATGGCATTTACTGGGCAATCCTTTCCCCTCTGCAATTTATTGGAACGATGGAAACTGGGCTCTTTCTTCAGAAGTCGCTGGTAATGCAAAAATTTGGAATTCAGCGTTGATGAGTTACACCGATATCTCAGCAGATGGTGTTATACCGGCCGCTCAGGGCTTTTACGTTCAGGTGGATGATGCAACAAATAGCCTGACCATTCCAAAAGCATCCCGTACACACAGCACTGGCTGGTATAAATCTGGAGCGGAAGATGAAATCAGGCTGGTAGCCAAACCTGCCGACGGCAGTTCTGCACAACATTCCATCATCCGCATCAACCCTGAAGCAACCAACGACTTTGATTTTTACTGGGACTCAAGATTCCTGGCAGGGGGCGCACCAAAGTTTTTCAGCCAGGTGAATGGTGAAGAAGTTTCAACCAATACGCTGAAGGAAATACCTGCCGGATACGAAATTCCTTTCGAATTTGAATCCAACGGCCATACTGATTACACCATCGAACTTGCAGCAAACGATTTCAATGCTGTCCTTGTGCTGATTGATCTGAAAACAGGGATTGCTCATGACCTTTCTATCAATCCGGTATACACGTTCACTGCATCAGAGGGCGAAGCTCCAATTCGCTTCCTCCTCAAGTTCAGCGCAGTGGGAGTCAACGAAACGTCCCCTGGAAAGGAAGTCAATGCCTGGATTTATTACAACACACTCTATGTGAACAATGAAGCAGGTCCGGCGTTTGTTGAGGTGTTCGATCTGATGGG